In Sphaeramia orbicularis chromosome 12, fSphaOr1.1, whole genome shotgun sequence, the following proteins share a genomic window:
- the LOC115430556 gene encoding uncharacterized protein LOC115430556 isoform X1, which yields MQSGYPQSQAGGSPAFYQHWHNDAFQSVQKNSTAFAPIFQPANGQNIPAIPNELKVAYDPPQRQWGNTQSSQHNLAFQRKNKLQVVLECYGPHNLIQIKPNGHHHKSTEVNAVPQAFVHDTVQSHNFSTSGNVGGQQRKLFKSDMNNDEEHQQKQLLNYSSLESTNSAVIQSYSLGVAAQTSERAMRLIHSSPLLCGLLKRNPTNKGSLPTLSSKSEENNGNNYRHPTTQNPHSSGTQTRSHQQQDITSSHQQQDITSSVSSQRGLPAWKTDEQILDYIKEKIKMFKTNNGHKNKNKRLNSNNRDSLKSNIKSNTSAHSTTFNSEEGQGLDPSVTEHYLNTLWPRREVDSSEGSKAHPEFAVKSDMADSCGTSAPEQHPTEYQQIMQKVAGSLTKNEDEVPIVLTTWSGMTMDELAENHPGSTLNCSSSEEEYKTQWLNTNSNLDSIDQVPGVSWSLLSENKRGAVPKAKAEVGQVDCDPSMDLPFKSSRPLAFKVVSEDVTAGKMKNTEDQHQLIHHSGSKFKSQADKIQICNAKSLLEQSGDHSNQKHLKGEQDSVCLGFALFESKAERQEPLPESKVEDFCKNPQYEDISDEDQPRMVAQVAKTIHEGSNILVGCRDPQYEDISEDDNSQNRNFDLDIEMAESNSAQSPLENEDLRHKQGQAEMKSDNISIEDHSPELPDDVQKCCCPYYIETEHGFESMLCPNCERHLERQKDQPIICSSLSDQKNEDADGQNSDSESDDDFIVIPLIVSNLKFESEDQIHKNKDIIVLSDDESSETDGEGRQAGPCSTRYDSSHPASVPQAANRIEIYETLKSYLREQNLERSYDCLAANSDVVSDKITSECEMSSTGSVPYPTVPSETEGTSETEDSCNYSSDPESNYLTVSKCLLVARSSYGPVEADDSVSAAENEVNDYMNVHTSKTMACPTSKAGPSDKSTTFQKLRQLMNTKSSRKRNRPKVNKQRISKQNDTIDSESEDESGQNCKKVKKRFFSSRSNAPYTQHHGHPPKAVNSEIYHAQFEDAMNDEERSDTQDRRDPDFKKVKRKSSSSELGETDKAQRHSPEPVYIRSKTSTEKVKKSMQSSADLSYAQNKVYDVQLGDMKKKTCSYMSNSEQQIKANVVSKHRQKTSEDKGSEPKRRSAETVDQLCGAGGKSSSENSAEKPQSVAKVSGSELVSSLTIPHLVVNKSRKHCDGLKLSDKDKTRTLRTTNANKKNGSSKKNKLKNVNKSERGKFVSEPQLPEDRHHESEDQGSKGKEFSRQLSLPNQLPSTSKNNSESRNRLAYSSRVLSCDAESSVSSNHLTFEQNPSIPKQHSSRLKQSHYSSVSRRHGTPSGLVSPSTMQTSAKKQVTENWNNSYFPTPKDKKANLGAEEDARSSSTFVKNTSDRLHQESSKEVRPGPSHERVRQRNSSHEYDRPLMKRAKDDFRKLAEGRIRDPSTEQSRNVGEGYKWKEKPPAARLQKSTSERHLTCDHVSFLSGLTELSNLSGWPRPPPFDGLWSVSSQQFLIADEMNRCLTPNGPNSKQLLEPNVKVFYCFL from the exons ATGCAATCTGGATATCCACAAAGCCAAGCAGGAGGTTCTCCTGCATTCTACCAACACTGGCATAATGACGCTTTCCAGTCAGTGCAGAAAAATAGTACTGCATTTGCACCAATATTTCAACCTGCAAATGGACAAAACATCCCAGCTATTCCTAATGAGCTCAAAGTGGCTTATGATCCACCCCAGAGGCAATGGGGGAACACACAGTCATCACAGCATAATTTAGCATTTCAGCGGAAAAACAAGTTGCAGGTGGTCTTAGAATGTTATGGGCCTCACAACCTGATACAGATCAAGCCAAACGGTCACCACCACAAAAGTACAGAAGTTAATGCCGTCCCACAAGCGTTTGTACATGACACTGTCCAATCTCATAATTTTTCAACTTCTGGCAATGTTGGCGGACAAcaaagaaaattgttcaaatcaGATATGAATAATGATGAGGAACACCAGcagaaacaacttttaaattATTCCTCATTGGAAAGTACCAATTCTGCAGTGATTCAGAGTTACAGCCTTGGAGTCGCAGCACAGACTTCAGAGCGTGCGATGAGACTGATTCATTCTTCACCCCTGCTGTGTGGCTTACTAAAAAGAAATCCTACAAATAAGGGGAGCCTTCCCACCTTGTCCTCAAAGTCAGAGGAAAATAATGGCAATAACTACAGACATCCTACAACACAAAACCCACATAGCTCAGGAACTCAAACAAGATCCCATCAGCAGCAGGACATCACTTCATCCCATCAGCAGCAGGACATCACTTCATCTGTGAGCTCTCAGAGGGGCTTGCCAGCTtggaaaacagatgaacaaaTACTGGATTACATTAAAGAAAAGATTAAAATGTTTAAGACAAATAATGGacacaagaataaaaataaaaggctGAATTCCAATAACAGGGATTCATTAAAATCTAACATCAAGTCAAACACTTCTGCACATTCAACCACCTTTAACTCTGAAGAGGGACAAGGTCTGGACCCTTCTGTGACAGAGCATTACTTAAATACCCTTTGGCCACGACGTGAAGTGGACAGTTCAGAGGGCAGCAAAGCACATCCTGAGTTTGCTGTGAAGTCTGACATGGCGGACAGTTGTGGTACATCTGCACCAGAGCAACATCCCACAG AATATCAACAAATTATGCAGAAGGTTGCTGGCTCTCTCACAAAGAATGAAGATGAAGTTCCTATAGTTCTCACCACATGGTCTGGGATGACCATGGATGAACTGGCTGAGAACCACCCTGGTTCTACGCTGAACTGCAGCTCTTCAGAAGAAGAATACAAAACTCAGTGGTTAAATACCAATAGCAATTTGGATAGTATAGACCAAGTACCTGGTGTGTCTTGGTCTCTCTTGTCAGAGAACAAAAGAGGAGCTGTTCCAAAGGCAAAAGCAGAGGTAGGACAAGTTGATTGTGACCCCTCAATGGATCTTCCATTCAAGTCTTCAAGACCACTAGCATTTAAAGTTGTCAGTGAAGATGTGACTGCAGGCAAAATGAAGAATACTGAAGATCAACACCAGTTGATCCACCACAGTGGATCCAAGTTTAAATCACAAGCTGATAAAATTCAAATATGTAATGCAAAATCACTTCTAGAGCAAAGTGGGGACCATTCTAACCAAAAACATTTGAAGGGTGAACAGGACAGTGTTTGTTTAGGCTTTGCACTTTTTGAAAGCAAAGCTGAAAGACAAGAACCTCTGCCCGAAAGCAAGGTTGAGGATTTTTGTAAAAATCCACAGtatgaagacatttcagatgAAGACCAGCCACGCATGGTTGCACAAGTCGCTAAAACAATACATGAGGGATCAAATATTTTAGTTGGTTGTAGAGACCCACAGTATGAAGACATAAGTGAAGACGATAATTCACAGAACAGGAATTTTGATTTGGATATCGAAATGGCTGAGTCCAACAGCGCACAGTCTCCATTGGAAAATGAGGACTTAAGACATAAACAGGGTCAGGCTGAGATGAAATCAGACAACATTTCAATTGAGGACCATTCTCCTGAATTGCCTGACGACGTACAAAAATGCTGCTGCCCATATTACATTGAAACTGAACACGGTTTTGAAAGCATGTTATGTCCCAATTGTGAAAGGCACCTGGAACGGCAAAAAGACCAACCCATCATATGTAGTTCTTTGTCTGATCAGAAAAATGAAGATGCTGATGGTCAAAATAGTGACTCAGAGTCAGATGATGACTTCATAGTCATACCCCTCATTGTATCAaatctcaaatttgaatcagaagATCAAATCCACAAAAACAAAGATATTATTGTCCTATCTGATGATGAATCTAGTGAAACTGATGGTGAAGGAAGACAGGCAGGGCCATGTTCAACACGCTATGACTCAAGCCATCCAGCTTCAGTACCACAAGCAGCTAATCGTATAGAAATTTATGAAACACTTAAGAGCTATTTACGAGAACAAAATCTTGAAAGATCTTATGACTGTTTGGCAGCCAATTCAGATGTTGTGTCTGACAAGATCACATCTGAATGTGAAATGTCCTCTACAGGATCTGTACCTTATCCTACTGTCCCCTCTGAGACAGAAGGCACCTCAGAAACTGAAGACAGCTGCAATTACTCCTCTGACCCAGAAAGCAACTATTTGACAGTATCCAAGTGCTTATTGGTGGCGAGGTCGTCATATGGGCCTGTAGAGGCAGATGACTCTGTATCTGCAGCAGAGAATGAGGTGAATGATTATATGAATGTTCATACAAGTAAAACAATGGCATGCCCTACATCAAAAGCGGGGCCCTCTGACAAGTCAACTACTTTTCAAAAACTTAGACAGCTGATGAACACCAAGTCTAGCCGGAAGAGAAATCGACCAAAGGTCAACAAACAAAGGATTTCTAAACAAAATGATACAATTGATTCTGAGTCAGAGGATGAAAGTGGCCAAAATtgcaaaaaggtgaaaaaaagatttttttcatcAAGATCTAATGCCCCATATACTCAACACCATGGACACCCCCCAAAAGCTGTCAACTCTGAAATTTATCATGCACAGTTTGAAGATGCAATGAATGATGAGGAGCGTTCAGACACTCAGGACAGAAGAGACCCAGACTTTAAAAAGGTGAAGAGGAAAAGCTCATCTTCAGAGTTGGGGGAAACTGATAAAGCTCAGAGGCATTCCCCTGAACCTGTTTATATTCGTTCTAAGACTAgcacagaaaaagtaaaaaaatccaTGCAATCATCTGCAGACTTGTCATATGCCCAGAATAAAGTTTACGATGTACAGTTGGGagatatgaagaaaaaaacatgctCTTACATGTCAAACAGTGAGCAGCAGATTAAAGCCAATGTAGTCTCTAAGCATCGACAGAAGACCTCAGAAGACAAAGGTTCTGAACCAAAGAGACGTTCAGCTGAAACTGTTGACCAACTATGTGGAGCTGGTggaaaatcatcatcagaaaactCTGCAGAGAAGCCACAGTCTGTGGCCAAAGTATCAGGGTCCGAGTTGGTTTCTAGTTTAACAATTCCTCACCTTGTGGTTAATAAATCCAGAAAACATTGTGATGGGCTTAAACTGTCAGACAAAGATAAAACCAGGACCTTAAGGACCACCAATGCAAACAAAAAGAATGGCTCcagcaaaaaaaataagctgaaaaatgtaaacaaaagtgAAAGGGGAAAATTTGTGTCCGAACCACAACTTCCAGAAGACAGACACCATGAATCAGAGGATCAGGGTAGCAAAGGAAAAGAGTTTTCAAGACAGCTCTCACTACCTAACCAACTACCTTCCACCTCCAAGAATAACTCTGAATCCAGAAATAGATTGGCTTACTCTTCAAGAGTTTTGTCTTGTGATGCAGAAAGTTCTGTTTCCTCAAATCATCTTACATTTGAGCAGAACCCATCAATACCTAAGCAACATTCTTCAAGACTTAAGCAGTCTCATTATTCCTCAGTATCACGTCGTCATGGCACTCCATCAGGTTTGGTGTCCCCATCAACTATGCAAACATCAGCAAAGAAACAAGTGACTGAAAACTGGAATAACAGCTATTTCCCAACCCCAAAAGATAAGAAAGCAAACCTGGGAGCAGAGGAGGATGCTAGGTCTTCTAGCACCTTTGTCAAGAACACATCTGACAGACTACATCAAGAGTCTTCAAAAGAAGTTAGACCAGGACCTAGTCATGAGCGAGTCCGACAGAGGAACAGCTCCCATGAGTATGACCGCCCGCTGATGAAGAGGGCCAAGGATGATTTTCGGAAGTTGGCAGAGGGAAGAATTCGGGATCCTTCAACAGAGCAAA GTCGCAACGTGGGTGAGGGTTACAAATGGAAAGAAAAGCCGCCAGCAGCAAGGCTGCAAAAA TCTACCTCAGAGCGTCATCTGACGTGTGACCATGTGTCTTTTTTATCAGGCCTGACAGAGCTGTCAAATCTGTCAGGCTGGCCACGCCCCCCACCGTTTGATGGTCtctggagtgt GTCAAGTCAACAATTCCTCATCGCTGATGAAATGAACCGCTGTCTTACTCCAAATGGACCAAATTCTAAACAACTGTTGGAACCAAATGTCAAAGTTTTCTACTGTTTTTTGTAA
- the LOC115430556 gene encoding uncharacterized protein LOC115430556 isoform X3 has translation MQSGYPQSQAGGSPAFYQHWHNDAFQSVQKNSTAFAPIFQPANGQNIPAIPNELKVAYDPPQRQWGNTQSSQHNLAFQRKNKLQVVLECYGPHNLIQIKPNGHHHKSTEVNAVPQAFVHDTVQSHNFSTSGNVGGQQRKLFKSDMNNDEEHQQKQLLNYSSLESTNSAVIQSYSLGVAAQTSERAMRLIHSSPLLCGLLKRNPTNKGSLPTLSSKSEENNGNNYRHPTTQNPHSSGTQTRSHQQQDITSSHQQQDITSSVSSQRGLPAWKTDEQILDYIKEKIKMFKTNNGHKNKNKRLNSNNRDSLKSNIKSNTSAHSTTFNSEEGQGLDPSVTEHYLNTLWPRREVDSSEGSKAHPEFAVKSDMADSCGTSAPEQHPTEYQQIMQKVAGSLTKNEDEVPIVLTTWSGMTMDELAENHPGSTLNCSSSEEEYKTQWLNTNSNLDSIDQVPGVSWSLLSENKRGAVPKAKAEVGQVDCDPSMDLPFKSSRPLAFKVVSEDVTAGKMKNTEDQHQLIHHSGSKFKSQADKIQICNAKSLLEQSGDHSNQKHLKGEQDSVCLGFALFESKAERQEPLPESKVEDFCKNPQYEDISDEDQPRMVAQVAKTIHEGSNILVGCRDPQYEDISEDDNSQNRNFDLDIEMAESNSAQSPLENEDLRHKQGQAEMKSDNISIEDHSPELPDDVQKCCCPYYIETEHGFESMLCPNCERHLERQKDQPIICSSLSDQKNEDADGQNSDSESDDDFIVIPLIVSNLKFESEDQIHKNKDIIVLSDDESSETDGEGRQAGPCSTRYDSSHPASVPQAANRIEIYETLKSYLREQNLERSYDCLAANSDVVSDKITSECEMSSTGSVPYPTVPSETEGTSETEDSCNYSSDPESNYLTVSKCLLVARSSYGPVEADDSVSAAENEVNDYMNVHTSKTMACPTSKAGPSDKSTTFQKLRQLMNTKSSRKRNRPKVNKQRISKQNDTIDSESEDESGQNCKKVKKRFFSSRSNAPYTQHHGHPPKAVNSEIYHAQFEDAMNDEERSDTQDRRDPDFKKVKRKSSSSELGETDKAQRHSPEPVYIRSKTSTEKVKKSMQSSADLSYAQNKVYDVQLGDMKKKTCSYMSNSEQQIKANVVSKHRQKTSEDKGSEPKRRSAETVDQLCGAGGKSSSENSAEKPQSVAKVSGSELVSSLTIPHLVVNKSRKHCDGLKLSDKDKTRTLRTTNANKKNGSSKKNKLKNVNKSERGKFVSEPQLPEDRHHESEDQGSKGKEFSRQLSLPNQLPSTSKNNSESRNRLAYSSRVLSCDAESSVSSNHLTFEQNPSIPKQHSSRLKQSHYSSVSRRHGTPSGLVSPSTMQTSAKKQVTENWNNSYFPTPKDKKANLGAEEDARSSSTFVKNTSDRLHQESSKEVRPGPSHERVRQRNSSHEYDRPLMKRAKDDFRKLAEGRIRDPSTEQSRNVGEGYKWKEKPPAARLQKSTSERHLTCDHVSFLSGLTELSNLSGWPRPPPFDGQVNNSSSLMK, from the exons ATGCAATCTGGATATCCACAAAGCCAAGCAGGAGGTTCTCCTGCATTCTACCAACACTGGCATAATGACGCTTTCCAGTCAGTGCAGAAAAATAGTACTGCATTTGCACCAATATTTCAACCTGCAAATGGACAAAACATCCCAGCTATTCCTAATGAGCTCAAAGTGGCTTATGATCCACCCCAGAGGCAATGGGGGAACACACAGTCATCACAGCATAATTTAGCATTTCAGCGGAAAAACAAGTTGCAGGTGGTCTTAGAATGTTATGGGCCTCACAACCTGATACAGATCAAGCCAAACGGTCACCACCACAAAAGTACAGAAGTTAATGCCGTCCCACAAGCGTTTGTACATGACACTGTCCAATCTCATAATTTTTCAACTTCTGGCAATGTTGGCGGACAAcaaagaaaattgttcaaatcaGATATGAATAATGATGAGGAACACCAGcagaaacaacttttaaattATTCCTCATTGGAAAGTACCAATTCTGCAGTGATTCAGAGTTACAGCCTTGGAGTCGCAGCACAGACTTCAGAGCGTGCGATGAGACTGATTCATTCTTCACCCCTGCTGTGTGGCTTACTAAAAAGAAATCCTACAAATAAGGGGAGCCTTCCCACCTTGTCCTCAAAGTCAGAGGAAAATAATGGCAATAACTACAGACATCCTACAACACAAAACCCACATAGCTCAGGAACTCAAACAAGATCCCATCAGCAGCAGGACATCACTTCATCCCATCAGCAGCAGGACATCACTTCATCTGTGAGCTCTCAGAGGGGCTTGCCAGCTtggaaaacagatgaacaaaTACTGGATTACATTAAAGAAAAGATTAAAATGTTTAAGACAAATAATGGacacaagaataaaaataaaaggctGAATTCCAATAACAGGGATTCATTAAAATCTAACATCAAGTCAAACACTTCTGCACATTCAACCACCTTTAACTCTGAAGAGGGACAAGGTCTGGACCCTTCTGTGACAGAGCATTACTTAAATACCCTTTGGCCACGACGTGAAGTGGACAGTTCAGAGGGCAGCAAAGCACATCCTGAGTTTGCTGTGAAGTCTGACATGGCGGACAGTTGTGGTACATCTGCACCAGAGCAACATCCCACAG AATATCAACAAATTATGCAGAAGGTTGCTGGCTCTCTCACAAAGAATGAAGATGAAGTTCCTATAGTTCTCACCACATGGTCTGGGATGACCATGGATGAACTGGCTGAGAACCACCCTGGTTCTACGCTGAACTGCAGCTCTTCAGAAGAAGAATACAAAACTCAGTGGTTAAATACCAATAGCAATTTGGATAGTATAGACCAAGTACCTGGTGTGTCTTGGTCTCTCTTGTCAGAGAACAAAAGAGGAGCTGTTCCAAAGGCAAAAGCAGAGGTAGGACAAGTTGATTGTGACCCCTCAATGGATCTTCCATTCAAGTCTTCAAGACCACTAGCATTTAAAGTTGTCAGTGAAGATGTGACTGCAGGCAAAATGAAGAATACTGAAGATCAACACCAGTTGATCCACCACAGTGGATCCAAGTTTAAATCACAAGCTGATAAAATTCAAATATGTAATGCAAAATCACTTCTAGAGCAAAGTGGGGACCATTCTAACCAAAAACATTTGAAGGGTGAACAGGACAGTGTTTGTTTAGGCTTTGCACTTTTTGAAAGCAAAGCTGAAAGACAAGAACCTCTGCCCGAAAGCAAGGTTGAGGATTTTTGTAAAAATCCACAGtatgaagacatttcagatgAAGACCAGCCACGCATGGTTGCACAAGTCGCTAAAACAATACATGAGGGATCAAATATTTTAGTTGGTTGTAGAGACCCACAGTATGAAGACATAAGTGAAGACGATAATTCACAGAACAGGAATTTTGATTTGGATATCGAAATGGCTGAGTCCAACAGCGCACAGTCTCCATTGGAAAATGAGGACTTAAGACATAAACAGGGTCAGGCTGAGATGAAATCAGACAACATTTCAATTGAGGACCATTCTCCTGAATTGCCTGACGACGTACAAAAATGCTGCTGCCCATATTACATTGAAACTGAACACGGTTTTGAAAGCATGTTATGTCCCAATTGTGAAAGGCACCTGGAACGGCAAAAAGACCAACCCATCATATGTAGTTCTTTGTCTGATCAGAAAAATGAAGATGCTGATGGTCAAAATAGTGACTCAGAGTCAGATGATGACTTCATAGTCATACCCCTCATTGTATCAaatctcaaatttgaatcagaagATCAAATCCACAAAAACAAAGATATTATTGTCCTATCTGATGATGAATCTAGTGAAACTGATGGTGAAGGAAGACAGGCAGGGCCATGTTCAACACGCTATGACTCAAGCCATCCAGCTTCAGTACCACAAGCAGCTAATCGTATAGAAATTTATGAAACACTTAAGAGCTATTTACGAGAACAAAATCTTGAAAGATCTTATGACTGTTTGGCAGCCAATTCAGATGTTGTGTCTGACAAGATCACATCTGAATGTGAAATGTCCTCTACAGGATCTGTACCTTATCCTACTGTCCCCTCTGAGACAGAAGGCACCTCAGAAACTGAAGACAGCTGCAATTACTCCTCTGACCCAGAAAGCAACTATTTGACAGTATCCAAGTGCTTATTGGTGGCGAGGTCGTCATATGGGCCTGTAGAGGCAGATGACTCTGTATCTGCAGCAGAGAATGAGGTGAATGATTATATGAATGTTCATACAAGTAAAACAATGGCATGCCCTACATCAAAAGCGGGGCCCTCTGACAAGTCAACTACTTTTCAAAAACTTAGACAGCTGATGAACACCAAGTCTAGCCGGAAGAGAAATCGACCAAAGGTCAACAAACAAAGGATTTCTAAACAAAATGATACAATTGATTCTGAGTCAGAGGATGAAAGTGGCCAAAATtgcaaaaaggtgaaaaaaagatttttttcatcAAGATCTAATGCCCCATATACTCAACACCATGGACACCCCCCAAAAGCTGTCAACTCTGAAATTTATCATGCACAGTTTGAAGATGCAATGAATGATGAGGAGCGTTCAGACACTCAGGACAGAAGAGACCCAGACTTTAAAAAGGTGAAGAGGAAAAGCTCATCTTCAGAGTTGGGGGAAACTGATAAAGCTCAGAGGCATTCCCCTGAACCTGTTTATATTCGTTCTAAGACTAgcacagaaaaagtaaaaaaatccaTGCAATCATCTGCAGACTTGTCATATGCCCAGAATAAAGTTTACGATGTACAGTTGGGagatatgaagaaaaaaacatgctCTTACATGTCAAACAGTGAGCAGCAGATTAAAGCCAATGTAGTCTCTAAGCATCGACAGAAGACCTCAGAAGACAAAGGTTCTGAACCAAAGAGACGTTCAGCTGAAACTGTTGACCAACTATGTGGAGCTGGTggaaaatcatcatcagaaaactCTGCAGAGAAGCCACAGTCTGTGGCCAAAGTATCAGGGTCCGAGTTGGTTTCTAGTTTAACAATTCCTCACCTTGTGGTTAATAAATCCAGAAAACATTGTGATGGGCTTAAACTGTCAGACAAAGATAAAACCAGGACCTTAAGGACCACCAATGCAAACAAAAAGAATGGCTCcagcaaaaaaaataagctgaaaaatgtaaacaaaagtgAAAGGGGAAAATTTGTGTCCGAACCACAACTTCCAGAAGACAGACACCATGAATCAGAGGATCAGGGTAGCAAAGGAAAAGAGTTTTCAAGACAGCTCTCACTACCTAACCAACTACCTTCCACCTCCAAGAATAACTCTGAATCCAGAAATAGATTGGCTTACTCTTCAAGAGTTTTGTCTTGTGATGCAGAAAGTTCTGTTTCCTCAAATCATCTTACATTTGAGCAGAACCCATCAATACCTAAGCAACATTCTTCAAGACTTAAGCAGTCTCATTATTCCTCAGTATCACGTCGTCATGGCACTCCATCAGGTTTGGTGTCCCCATCAACTATGCAAACATCAGCAAAGAAACAAGTGACTGAAAACTGGAATAACAGCTATTTCCCAACCCCAAAAGATAAGAAAGCAAACCTGGGAGCAGAGGAGGATGCTAGGTCTTCTAGCACCTTTGTCAAGAACACATCTGACAGACTACATCAAGAGTCTTCAAAAGAAGTTAGACCAGGACCTAGTCATGAGCGAGTCCGACAGAGGAACAGCTCCCATGAGTATGACCGCCCGCTGATGAAGAGGGCCAAGGATGATTTTCGGAAGTTGGCAGAGGGAAGAATTCGGGATCCTTCAACAGAGCAAA GTCGCAACGTGGGTGAGGGTTACAAATGGAAAGAAAAGCCGCCAGCAGCAAGGCTGCAAAAA TCTACCTCAGAGCGTCATCTGACGTGTGACCATGTGTCTTTTTTATCAGGCCTGACAGAGCTGTCAAATCTGTCAGGCTGGCCACGCCCCCCACCGTTTGATG GTCAAGTCAACAATTCCTCATCGCTGATGAAATGA